A single genomic interval of Gossypium raimondii isolate GPD5lz chromosome 11, ASM2569854v1, whole genome shotgun sequence harbors:
- the LOC105761296 gene encoding uncharacterized protein LOC105761296 — MLQSLLSLSSPSPLSLPPFHNPSCSPLLQKPTFFSPLFPHSNVHLRPLLALPREEPFTTPLAEEKEQEEEVPIELPPSYSSFSSSSPLQTATTVLLSGAIAAFLFRSIRRRAKRAKEFRLRSKSLKEKSLNRLKAMGSASIKNKKLSTPSPVDALLGSLIAGVIAVFLYKFTTTIEAALNRQTVSDNFSVRQITITIRTIVNGLCYLATFVYGFNSIGLFLYSGQLALNPIMEGSMISANKNKDEENVGSVSSVKQNAIEGSELSSSRERED, encoded by the exons ATGCTTCAATCTCTCCTTTCCCTTTCTTCTCCTTcccctctctctctccctcCCTTCCATAACCCATCTTGCTCCCCACTCCTCCAAAAACCCACTTTTTTCTCCCCTTTATTTCCCCATTCCAATGTCCATCTTCGCCCATTATTAGCTCTACCTCGAGAAGAACCTTTCACTACCCCCCTAGCtgaagaaaaagaacaagaagaagagGTTCCAATTGAGTTACCACCATCttattcttccttttcttcttcttctcctctccAAACTGCCACCACCGTTTTGCTCTCCGGTGCCATTGCCGCCTTCTTGTTTCGATCCATTAGACGCCGTGCTAAGCGTGCTAAAGAGTTT AGATTGAGGTCGAAATCATTGAAGGAAAAGTCATTGAATAGGTTGAAAGCAATGGGGTCTGCTTcgattaaaaacaaaaaattatccACACCATCACCTGTTGATGCATTGTTGGGAAGCTTAATTGCTGGTGTTATTGCTGTTTTTCTGTATAAGTTCACTACTACTATTGAGGCTGCTCTTAATCGCCAAACAGTCTCTGATAATTTCTCG GTTCGTCAGATAACAATAACTATCAG GACAATTGTGAATGGATTGTGCTACCTTGCAACATTTGTTTATGGCTTCAATTCTATTGGCTTATTCCTTTATTCTGGTCAACTTGCCTTAAATCCAATCATGGAAGGTTCCATGATTAGTGCAAATAAGAATAAAGATGAAGAGAATGTAGGGTCAGTAAGTTCAGTGAAACAAAATGCTATAGAAGGGAGTGAATTGAGCAGTAGCAGGGAGAGGGAGGATTAG
- the LOC128034702 gene encoding cell wall / vacuolar inhibitor of fructosidase 2-like, whose product MANFRLCLFTLPLITLTFILQPFHVMSDEAMIINVCSKTPNPSLCETCLHSDPKSATADVKGLATISITCGTRDADKLYTDTDNLYTNTKDPALHNLLDNCWWRFLGARDNIDSAGRMLSDKGSDAAKLAITRDAMPMITYCSDLFKKSPTVAVPKNITDEMNVVSTDCQIILGILSNF is encoded by the coding sequence ATGGCGAATTTCAGGCTTTGTCTTTTCACTCTTCCCCTCATCACCTTAACTTTCATATTACAGCCATTTCATGTAATGTCTGATGAAGCAATGATAATCAATGTCTGCAGCAAAACACCTAATCCTAGTCTTTGCGAAACATGTCTTCACAGTGATCCGAAAAGTGCAACAGCCGACGTTAAGGGCTTGGCAACGATATCGATTACATGCGGTACACGTGACGCCGACAAACTATACACCGATACGGATAATTTGTACACGAACACGAAGGATCCAGCACTTCATAACCTTCTCGATAACTGCTGGTGGAGATTTCTGGGGGCACGGGATAATATTGACAGCGCGGGACGGATGCTTAGTGATAAAGGGTCGGATGCGGCGAAGCTAGCTATTACTCGGGATGCTATGCCGATGATTACATATTGCTCGGACCTTTTCAAGAAGAGCCCAACAGTGGCTGTGCCGAAGAATATTACTGATGAGATGAATGTTGTTAGTACTGACTGCCAGATTATATTAGGgattttgagtaatttttag
- the LOC105801318 gene encoding probable disease resistance protein At1g58602: MELSAISSVLETIGMLTQQVTSLLGVDDQADSLERELRWMQSFLKVADSRKADNEVVRDRVADIRDLAYDAEDVIETFALGVASKRKAGFSNCIKRSVCCLKEGCLLCHAKSEIEKITVRISELTRQLKTYDVTKLGVDGEGPSSSALRRESRRTYPHIVDDNIIGLDGDIKTLLPLFVDEESECRVVAICGMGGLGKTTLAKKIYQHDQVVSRFKYLSWVDVSRQFQKRKIWEDILSKLSSTNVRGSNQSEEEIAQKLFKFLEDKKCLVILYDIWSIEAWNSLKPPFPIERNSNSKILLTSRRKEIVSHADPRCYQCALRCLNNEQSWELLQKIAFRISDFAVDAKLRELGIDMVKHCAGLPLAIRVLGGILATKNNSVNEWKKVSTNVKACFRRDTSDVKDVLALSYDDLPPYLRPCFLYLSHFPEDYEIHKGRLIQLLIAEGIVSPNQEEDCGEIAEDVADGYLMELVERCMIQECERDIATLEVKTFQMHDLMRDFCMSKAKEENFFYIVDQSNACSSSTDQGFRRISIHEYCRIQCIKSTKLRSLLFFKEIPIEALRPRSLVSYEEGESRLCNPLASILFISIIGISLLKLQGIWTYMLNNFKLLRVLDLEPINDFFGCKLPSGIGNLIHLRFLSLRDLSFVRSNLPSSLGNLRCLQTLDLRLDRGSCSHSNSIYVPNVIWSMLQLRHLYLPSKCKSRTKLKLGTLRKLLTLVNFNTKNCYLKDLINMTNLRELEINGPFKIEDFNEELDKNPPIIQANYLHSLSIISNEKDTRHLTHLLSCCGNLRKLSLAVEISKLPEYHYLSSNLVYIKLIRCKLEEDPMPTLEKLPDLRILEFHDKAFKGKEMFCSAHGFPKLESLSLMYLENLEELKVDEKAMPSLRGLEIGNCHNLNILPNGLRFITTLEKLKIESMPKTFIAKVLQGREQFYKLLKIPNIIWQSVLTTFISSIIFFGTATVGLLLKRSEQYVIIGIASRLIASFAASDPLSLSIRPALSILSRAPRNLHQQLSRRL; encoded by the exons ATGGAATTGTCAGCTATATCCTCTGTTCTCGAAACAATTGGCATGCTAACTCAACAAGTAACATCTTTGTTGGGTGTCGATGACCAAGCTGATAGTTTAGAAAGAGAGCTGAGATGGATGCAAAGCTTCTTGAAAGTGGCTGATTCAAGAAAAGCTGATAATGAGGTGGTGCGTGACAGAGTTGCTGATATCAGAGACTTGGCCTACGATGCTGAAGATGTGATCGAGACTTTTGCCCTTGGAGTTGCATCCAAAAGGAAAGCCGGTTTTTCGAATTGCATCAAAAGATCAGTTTGTTGCCTTAAAGAGGGATGCTTGCTCTGCCATGCCAAGTCTGAGATAGAGAAAATCACAGTCAGAATCAGTGAATTGACTCGACAACTGAAGACATATGATGTAACAAAGTTGGGGGTTGATGGAGAAGGACCAAGTTCTTCAGCTCTAAGGCGAGAGTCAAGGCGGACTTATCCACATATTGTCGATGATAATATTATTGGATTGGATGGTGATATCAAGACATTGCTGCCACTTTTTGTCGATGAAGAAAGTGAATGCAGGGTTGTTGCTATTTGTGGAATGGGTGGTCTTGGTAAGACCACTCTTGCTAAGAAAATATATCAACATGACCAGGTTGTCAGTCGTTTTAAGTACTTATCTTGGGTAGATGTTTCTCGACaattccaaaaaagaaaaatttgggAAGACATCTTATCCAAGCTTTCCTCCACCAACGTAAGAGGTAGTAATCAAAGTGAAGAAGAAATAGCACAGAAGTTGTTTAAGTTTTTAGAGGATAAAAAATGTCTGGTGATACTTTATGATATTTGGAGTATTGAAGCTTGGAATAGCCTAAAACCTCCTTTTCCAATTGAAAGGAATAGCAATAGCAAGATATTGCTCACGTCTCGAAGGAAAGAAATAGTTTCCCATGCTGACCCAAGATGTTACCAGTGTGCGCTGCGGTGTCTAAACAATGAACAAAGTTGGGAATTGCTTCAAAAGATTGCTTTTCGTATATCAGATTTTGCCG TTGATGCGAAATTAAGAGAGTTAGGGATAGATATGGTTAAACATTGTGCAGGTCTTCCATTAGCCATCAGGGTATTGGGAGGAATTTTAGCTACAAAGAATAATTCAGTAAATGAATGGAAAAAGGTATCCACAAATGTGAAAGCATGCTTTCGGAGGGACACAAGTGATGTAAAGGATGTGTTAGCATTAAGTTATGATGATTTGCCTCCCTATCTAAGGCCTTGTTTCCTTTATTTAAGCCATTTTCCTGAAGACTATGAGATACATAAGGGTAGAttgattcaattattaattgccGAAGGTATTGTTTCACCAAATCAAGAAGAAGATTGTGGGGAAATAGCGGAAGATGTGGCAGATGGTTATTTGATGGAACTGGTGGAAAGGTGCATGATTCAAGAATGTGAAAGAGACATCGCAACCTTAGAGGTCAAAACATTTCAAATGCATGATCTGATGAGAGATTTCTGCATGTcaaaagcaaaagaagaaaatttcttttacattgtTGATCAGTCAAATGCATGTTCGTCATCCACAGATCAAGGGTTTCGTAGAATTTCTATCCATGAATACTGTCGGATACAGTGCATTAAAAGTACAAAACTTCGATCACTTCTTTTCTTCAAAGAAATTCCAATAGAAGCGCTTCGGCCCCGATCATTGGTAAGTTACGAAGAAGGAGAAAGTCGTCTTTGCAATCCTCTAGCTTCGATTCtgtttatttcaataattggtATATCGCTTCTAAAACTTCAAGGAATTTGGACATACATGCTCAACAATTTCAAATTGCTAAGAGTTTTAGACTTGGAACCAAtcaatgatttttttggatGCAAGTTACCGAGTGGCATAGGTAATCTC ATCCATTTAAGATTCTTGAGTCTAAGGGATCTTAGCTTCGTAAGATCAAATTTGCCATCGTCTTTGGGTAACTTGAGATGCTTGCAAACCTTGGATTTAAGACTTGACCGTGGATCATGTTCACATTCTAATTCTATTTATGTACCTAATGTGATATGGAGTATGCTGCAACTAAGACATCTATATCTCCCTTCCAAATGTAAAAGCAGAACTAAGTTGAAGTTGGGTACTTTGAGAAAACTCTTAACACTTGTGAACTTCAACACCAAGAATTGTTATCTGAAGGATCTTATCAACATGACAAATCTTAGAGAGTTGGAGATTAATGGGcccttcaagattgaagattttaatgAGGAGTTGGACAAGAATCCACCCATCATCCAAGCTAACTATCTTCATTCCTTGTCTATTATCAGCAATGAAAAAGATACAAGGCATTTGACCCACCTTCTTTCGTGCTGTGGTAACCTACGTAAATTGAGTTTAGCTGTGGAGATCAGTAAGTTACCAGAGTACCACTACTTGTCTTCAAATCTCGTCTACATAAAGTTGATAAGGTGCAAGCTTGAGGAAGATCCAATGCCAACACTAGAGAAGCTGCCTGACTTAAGGATTCTTGAATTCCATGACAAAGCtttcaaaggaaaagaaatgttTTGCTCTGCACACGGTTTTCCCAAACTCGAGTCTCTAAGCCTTATGTATCTTGAAAACTTGGAGGAGTTGAAGGTGGATGAAAAAGCCATGCCTTCTCTTCGGGGATTGGAGATTGGTAACTGCCACAATTTGAACATACTTCCAAATGGACTGAGGTTCATTACAACCCTCGAAAAgttgaagattgaatcaatgCCAAAGACATTCATAGCTAAAGTGTTGCAAGGACGAGAGC aattttat aaattactcaaaatcCCTAATATAATCTGGCAATCAGTACTAACAACATTCATCTCATCAATAATATTCTTCGGCACAGCCACTGTTGGGCTCCTCTTGAAAAGGTCCGAGCAATATGTAATCATCGGCATAGCATCCCGACTAATAGCTAGCTTCGCCGCATCCGACCCTTTATCACTAAGCATCCGTCCCGCGCTGTCAATATTATCCCGTGCCCCCAGAAATCTCCACCAGCAGTTATCGAGAAGGTTATGA